Proteins from one Saccharomyces eubayanus strain FM1318 chromosome XI, whole genome shotgun sequence genomic window:
- the LTV1 gene encoding ribosome biogenesis protein LTV1 produces MSKKFSSKNSQKYVVVHRPHDDPSFYDTDASAHVLVPVSNPNKPTTDAELRKKDVISEKPKDDKAHVGEAALYGINFDDSRYDYTQHLKPIGLDPDNSIFIASKDKEQKAEKKNIEDLFIEPKYRRDEIEKDNVPPVFQRGVAKPEYLSHQQDTTDEIRGFKPDMNPALREVLEALEDEAYVVNDDIVVEDPRKSNAEKRAGAKKDDDDAEDDIFAQLLGSGEAGDQDEFEDEFDEWDIDNVENFEDENYVEEMAQFDNIENLEDLGNIDYQADVRRFQKGKSTLEKLNSDDEFSNAGLESINPSEEEDVLGDLPSIQDKNKTGKKKRRSRQKKGAMSDVSGFSMSSSAIARTETMTVLDDQYDQIINGYENYEEELEEDEEQTYQPFDMTTERSDFESMLDDFLDNYELESGGRKLAKKDKEIDRLKEAADEVSKGKLSLRRNRERQEKKKLEKVTNTLSSLKF; encoded by the coding sequence AtgtcaaagaaattcaGTTCCAAAAATTCCCAGAAATACGTGGTCGTACACAGACCTCATGACGATCCTTCATTTTACGATACAGATGCATCTGCACATGTTTTAGTTCCCGTATCCAATCCAAATAAGCCTACCACAGATGCAGAGcttcgaaaaaaagatgtgATTTCTGAGAAACCAAAGGACGATAAAGCTCATGTCGGGGAAGCTGCTTTGTACGGTATCAATTTTGATGATTCTAGGTATGACTACACACAACATTTAAAGCCAATAGGTCTTGACCCTGACAACTCAATCTTTATCGCCTCCAAGGACAAAGAACAGAAGGCcgaaaagaagaatatcgAAGATTTGTTTATCGAACCCAAATATAGACGTGATGAGATTGAAAAGGACAATGTTCCTCCTGTTTTCCAGCGAGGCGTGGCCAAGCCAGAATATCTATCACACCAACAAGACACAACCGACGAAATTAGAGGTTTTAAGCCCGACATGAACCCTGCACTAAGAGAAGTCTTGGAAGCATTAGAAGATGAAGCATATGTTGTTAATGACGATATTGTAGTTGAAGACCCCAGGAAATCTAATGCTGAGAAAAGGGCAGGAGCCAAGaaggatgatgatgacgcagaagatgatatttttgcaCAGCTTTTAGGAAGCGGTGAAGCGGGAGATCAAGATGAGTTTGAAGACGAATTTGATGAATGGGATATCGATAATGTAgagaattttgaagatgaaaattacgttgaagaaatggcacaatttgataatattgaaaacCTGGAAGACTTGGGGAATATCGATTACCAAGCCGATGTCAGAAGATTCCAAAAGGGCAAATCCACTTTGGAGAAGCTAAATTCGGACGACGAGTTTTCCAATGCAGGTTTAGAAAGCATCAATCCCTCTGAGGAGGAGGACGTACTGGGAGATTTGCCCTCCATCCAAGACAAAAACAAGAcagggaagaaaaagagaagaagcCGTCAAAAGAAAGGTGCCATGTCCGATGTGTCCGGATTTTCCATGAGTTCTAGTGCCATTGCACGTACAGAGACCATGACAGTGCTTGACGACCAATACGACCAAATCATCAACGGCTACGAAAActatgaagaagaactagAGGAGGACGAAGAACAGACTTACCAACCGTTTGACATGACGACGGAGAGATCTGATTTCGAATCAATGCTCGATGATTTCTTGGACAATTACGAACTGGAAAGCGGTGGCCGTAAGCTAGCTAAGAaggataaagaaattgacaGACTAAAGGAAGCCGCAGACGAGGTGAGTAAGGGTAAACTGTCCTTAAGAAGAAATCGTGAGAGacaggaaaagaagaagctggAAAAAGTTACCAACACGCTAAGTAgcttgaaattttaa
- the MRP8 gene encoding Mrp8p, translating into MANEIELLQKQISELQDLVKKQSLIISKTGERVLELQVAKQKHDVTDFDSKYSKSVSKKSGSATQFDSTDFATNEDLVELVKELQGELNFIEERSIRRLVNSLKKEDDDVIAALPNADGDIPDVSNGVFPKTLKEFENISDSMLIRLAKFYERLPPTIKEQEDFENFLEGKVEAFHINETTDEELSKELEKFSKVELDDAFNDVARYLGLSLRRGTDIW; encoded by the coding sequence ATGGCGAACGAAATTGAATTACTGCAGAAACAAATCAGCGAATTGCAAGACTTGGTCAAGAAGCAAAGTTTGATCATCTCGAAGACCGGGGAACGTGTTCTCGAGTTGCAAGTGGCCAAACAAAAGCATGATGTGACCGATTTCGACTCGAAATACTCCAAATCCGTCTCAAAGAAGTCAGGGTCCGCCACTCAGTTTGACTCGACCGATTTTGCCACAAACGAGGATCTGGTGGAATTGGTCAAGGAACTACAAGGTGAGCTGAATTTCATCGAGGAAAGGTCTATCAGAAGACTCGTCAACtccttgaaaaaagaggacGACGATGTTATAGCGGCATTGCCAAACGCCGACGGTGACATTCCTGACGTTTCAAACGGAGTGTTCCCTAAGACGTTGAAAGAATTCGAAAATATTTCAGATTCTATGTTGATCAGACTGGCTAAATTCTACGAAAGACTGCCACCAACCATAAAGGAGCAGGAAGAtttcgaaaattttttggaaggaAAAGTCGAGGCTTTCCATATCAATGAGACCACCGACGAAGAGCTTTCAAAGGAACTGGAGAAGTTTTCCAAGGTCGAACTGGACGACGCATTCAATGACGTTGCCCGTTATTTAGGTCTCTCTTTAAGAAGAGGGACAGACATATGGTGA
- the SDH3 gene encoding succinate dehydrogenase cytochrome b subunit SDH3, protein MSVMLVKLGLNKSALLLKPSVFSRAAALSSSRRLLFNTARTSLCSTSSLKNVATEMNTKAAIAEEQVLNKQRAKRPISPHLTIYQPQLTWYLSSIHRVSLVFMGLGFYLLTILFGVSGLLGLGLTTDKVSDWYHQKFSKITEWSIKGSFAYLFAIHFGDTIRHLFWDAAKELTLKGVYRTGYAVLGFTAVLGTYLLTL, encoded by the coding sequence ATGTCCGTCATGTTGGTCAAACTGGGACTCAACAAATCTGCTTTGTTATTGAAACCATCCGTCTTCTCAAGAGCCGCAGCCTTGAGCTCCTCGAGGAGACTGCTTTTCAATACAGCCAGAACAAGTCTTTGCTCCACCtcatctttgaagaacGTAGCCACCGAAATGAACACCAAGGCTGCTATTGCCGAGGAACAAGTGTTAAACAAACAGAGAGCCAAGAGACCTATTTCCCCACATTTGACCATTTACCAGCCACAATTGACCTGGTACCTCTCTTCTATACACCGTGTCTCGCTGGTGTTTATGGGGTTGGGATTCTACTTGTTGACCATTCTCTTCGGTGTTTCTGGTCTACTAGGTTTGGGTTTGACTACTGACAAGGTCTCTGATTGGTATCACCAGAAATTCTCCAAAATTACCGAATGGTCCATAAAGGGTTCCTTCGCTTACTTATTTGCGATCCACTTCGGTGACACCATTAGACACCTGTTTTGGGACGCGGCCAAGGAACTGACCCTCAAAGGTGTATACAGAACCGGTTACGCCGTTCTTGGCTTCACCGCCGTCCTCGGCACTTATTTATTAACTTTATGA
- the TGL1 gene encoding sterol esterase, whose amino-acid sequence MFFPFLGRLSITDYIIVILVYIESIVSSVLKLIPQPMFNLFEWLINFSTCSDDNTIEQKLRAAPTIHEMCALFDISVEDHLVRTEDDYILTLHRIPPLSKNRFNNKVVYLHHGLLMCSDVWCCNVERHKNLPFVLHDLGYDVWMGNNRGNKYSTAHLNKPPKSSKFWDFSIDEFAFFDIPNSIEFILDIAKVDKVICIGFSQGSAQMFAAFSLSEKLNQKVSHFIAIAPAMTPRGLHNRIVDTLAKSSPSFMYLFFGRNIVLPSAVIWQRTLHPTLFNFCIDVANKVLFNWKSFNIQPRQKIASYAKLYSTTSVKSIVHWFQILRSQKFQMFEASDSMLNSLTRPYQIASFPTRTNIKIPILLIYGGIDSLVDIEVMKRNLPSNSVFDVKVDNYEHLDLIWGKDTDTLVIAKVLRFIEFFDSSNSLMKTNHLLPSASLVEEVPTTTWKAISHPSHDYSQKVQSLDRSPLSVQADEMDEKPSADNARFLRRVFSTSAIDDENGSVPQEETEGEIHKEQQRRLSAYLESSNDLRQLDTNLSSAVLDGTDQE is encoded by the coding sequence ATGTTTTTCCCTTTCTTGGGCAGATTATCAATAACAGACTACATCATAGTCATCTTAGTATACATCGAAAGTATTGTCTCATCTGTACTTAAATTAATACCGCAACCGATGTTTAACCTTTTCGAATGGCTGATCAACTTCTCAACATGCTCTGACGATAATACCATTGAACAGAAATTAAGGGCAGCTCCAACAATCCATGAAATGTGCGCACTTTTCGATATCTCTGTCGAAGACCATTTAGTAAGGACCGAGGATGACTACATCTTGACGTTGCACAGAATTCCACcactttccaaaaatagGTTCAATAATAAGGTGGTTTACTTACATCACGGTCTTTTAATGTGTTCCGACGTTTGGTGCTGTAATGTTGAAAGACATAAAAACTTGCCATTTGTTTTACATGATTTAGGTTACGATGTTTGGATGGGTAACAATAGGGGCAATAAATACTCGACCGCCCACTTGAATAAACCACCAAAATCGAGCAAGTTTTGGGATTTCTCTATCGATGAATTCGCGTTCTTTGATATTCCGAACTCAATTGAGTTCATACTGGATATAGCGAAAGTGGACAAGGTTATTTGTATTGGGTTCTCCCAAGGTTCGGCTCAAATGTTTGCAGCTTTTTCGTTAAGTGAAAAGCTGAACCAAAAAGTCTCGCATTTTATTGCCATAGCTCCGGCTATGACACCCAGGGGCCTACACAACAGAATTGTGGATACTCTGGCTAAATCCTCACCCAGCTTCatgtatcttttttttggtagGAATATCGTGTTGCCTTCTGCTGTGATTTGGCAAAGGACTTTACATCCAacccttttcaatttctgcATTGATGTAGCAAACAAGGTTCTCTTCAATTGGAAATCCTTCAACATTCAGCcaagacaaaaaattgCTTCCTACGCAAAACTTTATTCAACCACCAGCGTGAAATCCATCGTTCATTGGTTTCAAATATTAAGATcccaaaaatttcaaatgttTGAAGCATCCGATAGTATGCTGAATTCATTAACAAGACCTTACCAAATTGCTAGTTTTCCCACTAGAACGAATATTAAAATTCCTATTTTATTAATTTATGGCGGTATTGATTCCTTAGTCGATATTGAagtgatgaaaagaaatttgcCTTCCAACTCTGTATTTGATGTAAAAGTTGACAATTACGAACATTTGGATTTGATTTGGGGTAAAGATACCGACACCCTAGTCATAGCTAAAGTACTCAGGTTTATCGAGTTTTTTGATTCTAGCAATAgtttaatgaaaacaaaccACTTACTACCATCTGCAAGTTTAGTTGAGGAAGTACCAACTACTACATGGAAAGCTATATCTCACCCATCCCATGACTATAGCCAAAAGGTTCAATCATTGGATCGTTCCCCTTTGTCAGTGCAAGCTGACGAAATGGATGAAAAACCCAGTGCTGATAATGCGAGGTTTTTGAGACGAGTCTTCTCTACCAGTGCCATAGACGATGAAAATGGTAGTGTGCCCCAAGAAGAGACGGAAGGTGAAATTCATAAGGAGCAGCAAAGAAGATTAAGCGCTTACCTTGAATCATCTAATGACCTACGACAACTAGACACCAATCTTTCATCAGCGGTGCTAGATGGCACGGACCAAGAATAA
- the CTK1 gene encoding cyclin-dependent serine/threonine protein kinase CTK1 — MSFNNGSTYSKSYSRNNKRPPFGKRSPHPQSLSRPPPPKRIRTNNSYQSNLDNDSPQTMDPTDTPAHAKSRNNNILSRYNDTSSQTNSRYQGSRYNNNTSYADRSNTMKRDETKAEFLSHLPKGPKSVETSRYNNSPITTNNNNNNNINNSNNNRTTTSNYQNNRGQEIRSAVPKKPQVSVLTQERSTSVYQRIMQVGEGTYGKVYKAKNTITGKLVALKKLRLQGEREGFPITSIREIKLLQSFDHPNVSTIKEIMVESQKTVYMIFEYADNDLSGLLLNKEINISHSQCKHLFKQLLLGMEYLHDSKILHRDVKGSNILIDNQGKLKITDFGLARKMNSRTDYTNRVITLWYRPPELLLGTTNYGAEVDMWGCGCLLVELFNKTAIFQGSNELEQIESIFKIMGTPTIKNWPTLYDMPWFFMIMPQQTTKYKSIFSEKFESILPSAKCLQLATNLLCYDQKKRFTASDALQSDYFKEEPKPEPLVLDGLLSCHEYEVKLARKQKRSNIASNNVNNANNNKSNTNNDK, encoded by the coding sequence ATGTCTTTTAACAACGGCAGTACTTATTCAAAGAGTTATAGCAGGAATAATAAGAGACCCCCGTTCGGAAAGAGGTCGCCACACCCCCAGTCTCTATCGAGGCCACCGCCACCAAAGAGAATACGGACTAATAATAGTTACCAGTCAAATCTAGATAATGACTCGCCTCAAACGATGGATCCAACTGATACACCAGCTCATGCGAAAAGTCgcaataataatatcctTTCCCGTTACAATGACACATCTTCCCAAACAAACTCAAGATATCAAGGTTCGAGatacaataataacacaTCGTATGCGGATAGGTCCAACACTATGAAGAGGGATGAAACGAAAGCTGAATTTCTATCTCATTTACCGAAGGGGCCTAAATCTGTAGAGACGTCGAGATATAATAATTCACCAATCACcactaataataacaataataataatattaataatagtaataataatcgTACTACTACTTCTAATTACCAAAATAATAGGGGTCAGGAAATACGATCTGCCGTGCCCAAGAAACCACAAGTATCAGTTCTAACACAAGAAAGGAGCACTTCCGTCTATCAAAGGATAATGCAAGTCGGGGAGGGAACATATGGTAAAGTTtataaagcaaaaaataCGATAACAGGGAAGTTAGTAGCATTAAAGAAACTAAGACTACAGGGGGAGAGAGAAGGCTTTCCTATAACCTCTATACGAGAAATCAAATTATTACAAAGTTTTGATCATCCGAATGTTTCTACtattaaagaaataatggtAGAATCTCAGAAAACCGTGTATATGATATTCGAATATGCTGACAATGATCTGAGTGGGCTgcttttgaataaagagATCAACATTTCCCATTCCCAATGCAAACACCTTTTCAAGCAACTCTTATTAGGAATGGAATACCTGCATGATAGCAAAATCCTACACCGTGATGTCAAAGGTTCTAATATCTTAATCGATAATCAAGGGAAACTAAAAATAACAGATTTCGGTCtggcaagaaaaatgaactCCAGGACGGACTATACTAATCGTGTCATAACTTTATGGTACAGGCCTCCTGAATTACTACTAGGAACTACAAATTATGGAGCAGAAGTTGATATGTGGGGCTGTGGTTGTCTACTAGTAGAATTGTTTAACAAAActgcaatttttcaaggTTCGAATGAATTAGAACAAATTGAatcaattttcaaaattatgGGTACTCCCACAATAAAGAACTGGCCAACGCTTTATGACATGCCGTGGTTTTTCATGATTATGCCACAGCAAACAACCAAATATAAGAGcattttttctgaaaaattcgaaAGTATTTTGCCATCTGCAAAATGTCTACAGTTAGCAACTAATTTGTTGTGTTAcgatcaaaaaaagagatttaCTGCTAGTGACGCCTTGCAAAGCGACTATTTCAAAGAGGAGCCCAAACCCGAACCTTTAGTTCTTGACGGACTTTTAAGCTGCCATGAATACGAAGTTAAGTTAGcgagaaaacaaaagcgTTCTAATATTGCATCTAATAACGTTAATAACGCTAACAATAATAAGAGTAACactaataatgataaatag
- the HSK3 gene encoding Hsk3p, whose protein sequence is MNANKLRQYNQLAHELKELQTNLQETTRQLDIMSKQSNENLVNQLGKVHGSWLIGSYIYYMEQMLGKAQ, encoded by the coding sequence ATGAACGCTAACAAACTGAGGCAGTATAACCAGCTTGCTCACGAACTCAAGGAGCTGCAAACAAATTTACAGGAAACGACAAGACAACTAGACATTATGTCAAAGCAGAGCAATGAGAATTTGGTTAACCAATTAGGCAAAGTACACGGAAGCTGGTTAATTGGTAGTTATATCTACTATATGGAGCAGATGCTTGGAAAGGCACAGTAG
- the MRPL31 gene encoding mitochondrial 54S ribosomal protein mL60, producing the protein MFGPFKLTSPVAGGLLWKIPWRMSTHQKCRQRERLRNVDQVINQLTLGLHVQRCQGKGLTYQEALESKKKYKPRSKVLRLLNKPSVFPKESQMSSKDKYWAFDKKATGYRKGIHKVPKWTKLSIRKTPKFF; encoded by the coding sequence ATGTTTGGTCCATTTAAATTAACAAGCCCTGTCGCTGGTGGCCTACTATGGAAAATTCCATGGAGAATGTCCACGCATCAAAAATGCCGTCAAAGAGAAAGGCTTAGAAACGTTGACCAAGTAATAAATCAGTTAACATTAGGCCTACACGTTCAGAGATGTCAGGGTAAAGGGCTGACTTACCAAGAAGCCTTGGAAAGtaagaagaaatacaagCCAAGAAGTAAGGTGTTGAGATTATTGAACAAGCCCTCTGTCTTTCCCAAGGAGAGCCAAATGTCATCCAAAGACAAATATTGGgcatttgataaaaaagCCACCGGTTACAGGAAGGGTATTCATAAGGTACCTAAGTGGACTAAGCTCTCCATTAGGAAAACTCCgaaattcttttga
- the CMC1 gene encoding Cmc1p codes for MEQNKDPQMISKHSSRLPVWVLSPREEQQARKNLKTTTYEKCANFVQAMADCAKANGMKVFPTCDKQRDEMKSCLLFYQTDEKYLDDERDKIVLKKINKLEELLQKQNSAK; via the coding sequence ATGGAGCAAAACAAAGATCCGCAAATGATATCAAAACATAGTTCGAGACTACCTGTATGGGTACTCAGTCCCCGTGAAGAACAACAGGCCCGTAAGAATTTAAAGACGACAACATATGAAAAATGTGCAAATTTTGTGCAGGCCATGGCTGATTGCGCCAAGGCAAATGGTATGAAAGTTTTTCCTACTTGCGATAAGCAGCGAGACGAAATGAAGTCGTGCCTCTTATTTTACCAAACAGATGAGAAATATTTGGACGATGAAAGGGACAAgattgttttgaagaaaatcaacaagCTAGAAGAGCTActtcaaaagcaaaactCAGCAAAGTAA
- the APL2 gene encoding Apl2p encodes MPPLDKRIKKFLKDSIRIAPKISSKGELGELRTGLVSQYPQTRKDAIKKTIQQMTLGKDVSSLFPDVLKNIATIDVEQKKLVYLYVMNYAETHPELCILAVNTFITDAQDPNPLIRCLAIRTMSMIRVEKILEYIETPLRRTLHDDNAYVRKTAVICVAKLFQLNKELCVELGVLEDLVNALDDSNPLVIANATAALIEIHNMDMNAVKLSSLIQSHVSQFLLALNECTEWARITILSTLSEYSAKDSLEAQDIIDRVTAHLQHVNPAVVLATIKVIVRNLPQIEYSSNSMIMKRLSSALVSLMSTPPEMQYVALKNIRIILEKYPELLTKELRIFYIKFTDPLYVKLEKIDILVRLVDPSNLKQCTLLLTELKEYAMEYEPEFVSRAIQALSQLGIKYAQESFVSKVLDILLELLERQDTIKDDCCISLCDLLRHCPENNEMAKQVCAVFNTWSNPEVLLQSDIAKCNFVWLLGQHPNDFSNLEPKINIFIENFVQEEALTQMSLLMTVVRLHSTLTGSALQSVLELATQQTHELDVRDMAMMYWRCLSMPNSEKLINDLCQSKLPMISNTLDKFSPEVLEKLLMELGTISSIYFKPNADRRKGKKYVQNIVKGKHMEELESMAKDEIANKANDDVLLDFDDRNDATNTSTGMLNTSSTLGDLDDLFDFGSSEDTPQINKDGSKTVQGLNSLNLNDNLNTMSTNNKNNNGVSQDLLDLF; translated from the coding sequence ATGCCACCGCTGGATAAGAGGATCAAGAAGTTTTTAAAGGACTCCATTAGAATAGCACCTAAAATTTCCAGTAAGGGTGAATTGGGTGAATTACGAACCGGCCTAGTCTCTCAATACCCGCAAACTCGGAAAGATGccattaaaaaaactattcaaCAAATGACATTAGGGAAAGATGTATCTTCACTGTTTCCTGACGTCTTAAAGAACATTGCCACGATTGATGTTGAACAGAAAAAACTGGTTTACCTTTATGTGATGAACTATGCCGAAACACACCCCGAGTTATGTATCCTTGCCGTCAATACATTTATTACCGATGCGCAGGATCCCAATCCCTTAATTCGTTGTCTGGCAATTAGAACAATGTCAATGATAAGAGTGGAGAAAATTTTAGAATACATTGAAACCCCTCTTCGTCGTACTTTGCATGATGATAATGCTTATGTCAGGAAAACTGCTGTGATATGTGTTGCAAAACTTTTCCAATTAAACAAGGAACTATGTGTCGAGCTAGGTGTTCTTGAAGATTTGGTTAATGCCCTAGATGATTCGAACCCTTTGGTCATTGCAAACGCAACAGCTGCATTAATAGAGATTCACAATATGGACATGAATGCTGTCAAACTTTCAAGTTTGATTCAATCGCACGTGTCACAATTTCTACTGGCGTTGAATGAATGTACCGAATGGGCGAGAATCACTATATTGAGTACACTGTCTGAATATTCGGCGAAGGATTCGCTAGAAGCACAGGATATCATTGACAGAGTAACCGCTCATTTACAACACGTCAACCCAGCGGTTGTCTTGGCAACTATAAAAGTGATCGTAAGAAACTTACCACAAATTGAATACTCTTCAAATAGcatgataatgaaaaggTTATCATCTGCTTTGGTATCATTAATGTCTACACCGCCTGAGATGCAATATGTGGCCTTGAAGAATATTAGAATTATACTAGAAAAATACCCTGAATTATTAACCAAGGAATTGAGGATATTTTATATCAAGTTTACCGATCCACTCTATGTTAAGCTGGAAAAAATCGACATTCTTGTGAGATTGGTTGATCCCTCCAATTTGAAGCAATGTACTTTGTTATTAACTGAGTTGAAAGAATATGCAATGGAATATGAACCGGAGTTTGTCTCAAGAGCTATTCAAGCTTTATCTCAACTAGGTATTAAATATGCACAAGAATCATTTGTTAGCAAAGTCTTGGATATACTCCTAGAATTGTTAGAAAGACAGGATACAATAAAGGACGACTGCTGTATATCGTTATGTGATTTATTGAGACATTGTCctgaaaacaatgaaatgGCCAAACAAGTCTGTGCAGTATTCAACACATGGTCCAATCCAGAAGTTTTGTTACAATCAGATATTGCCAAGTGTAATTTCGTATGGTTATTGGGACAGCATCCAAAtgatttttccaatttagAGCCAAAGatcaatatcttcatagaaaattttgttcaagaagaagcttTGACACAAATGTCTTTGTTAATGACAGTTGTCAGATTGCATTCCACTTTAACGGGGAGCGCACTACAAAGTGTCTTGGAATTGGCCACACAACAAACACATGAATTAGATGTCCGAGATATGGCTATGATGTATTGGAGATGTCTTTCTATGCCAAATTCTGAGAAGCTTATTAATGATTTATGTCAAAGTAAACTCCCAATGATTTCAAATACACTTGATAAGTTCTCACCAGAAGTcttagaaaaattattgatgGAATTGGGTACCATAAGTTCCATCTATTTCAAGCCTAACGCAGACAGGagaaaaggtaaaaaataCGTCCAAAATATAGTCAAGGGGAAGCATATGGAGGAACTAGAAAGCATGgcaaaagatgaaattgcCAACAAGGCAAATGACGATGTGCTACTAGATTTCGATGATAGAAATGATGCGACGAATACGAGCACAGGAATGCTCAATACTTCAAGCACATTGGGCGATTTAGACGACTTATTCGATTTCGGATCTTCCGAGGATACTCCACAAATAAATAAGGATGGTTCCAAGACTGTTCAAGGGCTCAATAGCTTGAATTTGAACGACAACTTAAACACCATGTCTaccaataataaaaacaacaatgGAGTGTCGCAGGACCTACTTGACCTGTTTTGA